The window TCTTGTTCGACCCAGGCATCGGGGTAGGCGTGGGGGTATTTATAGCCGCGGCCGTAACCCCATTCCTTTTGCAGGGCCGTTGAGGCGTTGCGCAGGTGCAGGGGGACGGGGCGGGGGCCGTTGGCGCGGATTTCCTTCTGGGCGGCCAGGTAGGCGGCATAGGTGGTGTTGCTCTTGGGGGCCAGGGAGAGATAGACAACGGTCTCGGCCAAGGGAATAAAGCCTTCGGGCATGCCTACGAACTCCACGGCCTGCTGGCAGGCCACGGCCATGCTCAAGGCCTGGGGGTCGGCCAGGCCGACATCCTCGGAGGCCGAGAGGATCAGCCGCCGGCAGATGAAGCGGGGGTCCTCGCCGCCCTCCAGCAGGCAGGCCAGGTAGTAGAGGGCCGCGTCCGGGTCGCTGCCGCGGATGGACTTGATCAGAGCCGAGGCCAGTTCATAATGGGAATCACCATCACGGTCTCCGCGCTGGACAACTTCCGGCAGGGCTTGGCGTAATTTGTCCTCGGCCCACTTTTCCGGAGGCAGTTCCGCGGTCAGCTCCAAAAGGTTGAAGAGGGTCCGGGCATCCCCGTTGGAGAGGCCCGTGAGGATTTCCAGGCTGGCTTGGGGAATGTCGGCCCCCAGATTGCGGGCGCCGCGCAGGGCCAATTCGGTCAGCTCCGAACGACTCAATGGCCGAAGACGGAGTACGTGCATTCGCGAGAGGAGCTGCTTGGTCACGCTGAAGGACGGATTTTCCGTGGTGGTCGCCAGCAAGGTGATTTCTCCGCTTTCCAAAATGGGCAGAAAAAAATCCTGCTGGGCTTTGGAAAAGCGGTGCAGCTCGTCCAATACCAGGATTTCTATGTTCTCCAATTTCTTGCGCAGGTTGGCCAGTCCAACTTCCGGAGCACTCAGACGCAGATACGGTTGATTGCGGGAGGTGGCCAAGAGCAAGGCCAAGGTGGACTTGCCGCAGCCTGGCGGGCCGAAGAGCAGCAGGCTGGGCATGCGCTTGGCCTGAAACAAGGCGTTGAGGCGAATCCGCAGGTGATCCTGTCCGACGAAATCCTCCAGGGTTGTCGGTCGGATGGCTGCTGCCAGAGGTTGGCGGTAATTCACTGACTTTCCTCTGGCGCTCCCCCCAGCGGGTTCTTCGAGGAGGGCTTGGGAGCGTCATGCTGCTTCCCGGAATCTGTAATTTTGGGTGTCTTTTTCGTTTTCTGTGTGGTGCTTTCTTGAGTGTTTTCATCCAAGTCTGGAAAAATCATCTCAACATCAGCAAAATCATAGTCGATGTCGCCGGATATTTCGGCATAACCCGTGTCAGGCCCTGCAGCTTGTTTCTTGGCTTGAGTCGGTTTTTCACCGGACTCAGGAAAGTAGTCATCGGGCAAAATATCCTGGGGCAATTCAATTTCCCAGACTGGAATGTCCTGGTCAGAGTCGTCGGATGCGGCAGGGGCTTCTGACTGTTTGGGCTGTGAAAAACCAAGATCTTCAAGATGCTCTGTGTCGGTAGCCAAATCGGGGCTCAACTCGGCGGATGGCGGCGCAGGAGATGTCTTGGGTTGGCCGATGTGATGCTCTCGACCTTGGCTCGATCCCTCACCGGGCTCTGAGGCCGGTGAAACCTGGAAGACGTCATCCGTGCCCTCAAAAGGCGTGCTCTCCGTTTCAAACTGCAACGATTGAACTGCGTCGGCATGATGTGGCTCGTGCTCTTCGAATGCAGAAACTCCCTGAGATCCCGCGGCCGTATCAGCTCCCGGAGTTTCATGGAGCGGGCTTGGGCTTGGCTCTCCCTGTTTGGGCGAGGATTCGGGCAGCCATTCGTGGCCGGGGGATTGCAGCCAACTCAGGTTCAAGGCCGTGCGGATCGATTGCCAGTCGTAGCCGCACTTTGGACAGGTCGAGAGATGGTCGAAACTGGTGTGTTTGCATTTTGGGCAGTACATGGATCTGGCTCACAGGGGTTCAGGCTGAACAGGGGACATCATGCATCAGGGCCAAAACGTTGCCCCTGCCAATAGCAGAGGCCGAGACAGAGCAGAGCAGCCGTCTCCCAGCGCAATATGGAACGGCCCAGAGAGCAGGGCTGGTAACCGTTTTCCGTAAAATACCGCGCCTCATCCTCGGCAAGTCCGCCTTCCGGTCCGAGGACCAGGACCGTACGTCCGGTGTCCGGAAGGGTTGCAGGGTCAAAGAAGTTTCGAGTGGAGACATTTTCCCAGAGCAGGTATTTCCTGGCATCCTGCGAAAACTGACGCTCTATTCCGGAGGGTCCCTCCGGCACGGTTTTCAGTGTCGGCAGCCAGGATGCCCCGCATTGCTTGGCTGCGGTTGTCAAATGGGTGGTCCAACTGTCCTTGGGCTGTTCCGGCACGTGTCCCTGACTGTGTCGGGCCTGCCAGAAGAGCAGTCCAGCCGCTCCCAGTTCCACCGACTTTTCCAGAATCCAGCCGCGACGAGCGGCCTTGTTCCAGCCCATAGCCAGGTAAATTTCCCGTGAGGGACGTGGAAACTGCTCCTCCGAAAGCTGCTCCATTCGGGCAGTTTTGCGTGTCGTGCTTTGCAGGACAAAGGTTCCTGCCCGGCCGCGGCCATCAAACAGGCGCAGAACCATTCCAGGCTCGGCACGCAACACGGTCACCAGATGGTGAACTTCCGGGCCGGTCAGCTCGAAGGGTTCATGCCACTGTTCCGGTGGCAGATAAATGGATTTCACGAAAATTTTCCATATGTTGGAAAAATCCTCCAGCGCACCCTGCAATTGTCTTTACAAATTTATCCTCAAAGACGACCTTCCGGATCGGATTCGGAAGCCGTTTAGAGTCTGATGCGGGCGGTTCCCTGAGTATAAAATGGTAAGGTTGTTCGTTGCGCGGCCAGCTCAGCCCTGCCTGTCTTGACCACGAATGCCGGCAATTCGGCGTGTTGAACGTCGATATACGCCAATGCAACAGCCTGGCCCAGAGATGGTGCGAAACTGCCGCTGGTAATCCGTCCCACCAGATCGCCCGCAACGGAGACAACCGCATCCCCATGCCGAACGCTGCGCCGGCCGGTAATGCGCAGTGGCACCAGTCGTTCCCGGACATCCAGCTGGTGCTCCTTACCGATATATGACGCAGGCGAGGAGAGCAGGGATGCGTAGCCCGCCTCGGCCGGGGTGTGATGTTCATCCAGATCCTGGCCGTACAACGGAAGTCCCATTTCCAGTCGCAGGGTGTCCCGAGCGCCCAGGCCGGCTGGACGGACATGTTCGTCCTCCAGACAGGCTTCCCAGAATGCCAGGGCCGATGATGCCGGGAGATAAATCTCATATCCCAGTTCGCCGGTGTACCCGGTGCGGCTCACTAGGATATCTATACCCTGGAAACGGGTGCGGCGAAAGGAGAAAAAAGGCATCTCGCGCCATGTGTCGGGCAAGATGCGGTTCAACGTCTCCAGGGCGAGCGGGCCTTGCAAATCGATTTTGGCGGTTTGCTCCGAGACGTCCTCCAAGGTGACCGAAGAGGGCAGCAGGCCGCGAATCCAGTCCCGGTCGTGGGTAATCCGCGAGGCGTTGACCACAAGCAAGAATTGATCCGGCTGCAGTCGGTAGATAATCAGGTCATCCAGAATGCCTCCCTGTGAATTCAGGAGGAATCCGTATCCGGCCATACCCTGCCGCAGCTTCGCGAGGTTGTGGGTGACGATCCGCCCCAGCGCGGCTTCAGCCTGCGATCCAGAGACAAGGAACTCTCCCATGTGACAGATATCAAACAACGCAGCCCTGGTCCGGGTCTGCTCATGTTCGGCCAGTATTCCCGAAGCGTATTGCACCGGCATTTCCCATCCGGCGAACGGGACCATCTTGCCTTGATGGGCTGTATGCCATGCATGCAGGGGAGTTTTTTGCATCAGCTGCCTTTTCATCAGTTTCGGTGGAGTCCAGGAAAGCTTGAGAGGCAAAAGCCCGGCTTGGAAAATGCCTCGCCAAGGCCTTCAACGGATCAACTCTCGCCTGGGTTTTCCCGCTTTCCAACTTCCGCCTTCTGTTTGAACGTGACCACCTCATTTTCACGCAGCTTTTGTCCTTGGCTGCGTGGTTTCGGGTGGTGTTTGCGAATGCTCTGTAATTCGTCCAGCAAGCGCACCAAACGTCGAAATTGGGCCTTGACCCGAAGTCCATAGGCGCTGGCCTCATCGTCCTTCATCTGTACGTAGCGTTTGTTCAGGTAGGCGTTATTCAACACTCTTTCGCAAAGATTGATAACACGCTCCATCAGCCCATCGAAATAGGGGTGGATTTCAAACTTAAAATCTTGAAGAATTTCATTAACCTGGGCCAGCATATCCAGCCACGAGAGGGGTTGGCCCTTGCG is drawn from Desulfonatronum thioautotrophicum and contains these coding sequences:
- a CDS encoding replication-associated recombination protein A produces the protein MNYRQPLAAAIRPTTLEDFVGQDHLRIRLNALFQAKRMPSLLLFGPPGCGKSTLALLLATSRNQPYLRLSAPEVGLANLRKKLENIEILVLDELHRFSKAQQDFFLPILESGEITLLATTTENPSFSVTKQLLSRMHVLRLRPLSRSELTELALRGARNLGADIPQASLEILTGLSNGDARTLFNLLELTAELPPEKWAEDKLRQALPEVVQRGDRDGDSHYELASALIKSIRGSDPDAALYYLACLLEGGEDPRFICRRLILSASEDVGLADPQALSMAVACQQAVEFVGMPEGFIPLAETVVYLSLAPKSNTTYAAYLAAQKEIRANGPRPVPLHLRNASTALQKEWGYGRGYKYPHAYPDAWVEQDYLPTDVTLHFYEPKLLGQEPRLNAWLAKYRKKRKAG
- a CDS encoding 16S rRNA (uracil(1498)-N(3))-methyltransferase — translated: MKSIYLPPEQWHEPFELTGPEVHHLVTVLRAEPGMVLRLFDGRGRAGTFVLQSTTRKTARMEQLSEEQFPRPSREIYLAMGWNKAARRGWILEKSVELGAAGLLFWQARHSQGHVPEQPKDSWTTHLTTAAKQCGASWLPTLKTVPEGPSGIERQFSQDARKYLLWENVSTRNFFDPATLPDTGRTVLVLGPEGGLAEDEARYFTENGYQPCSLGRSILRWETAALLCLGLCYWQGQRFGPDA
- the gcvT gene encoding glycine cleavage system aminomethyltransferase GcvT, with translation MQKTPLHAWHTAHQGKMVPFAGWEMPVQYASGILAEHEQTRTRAALFDICHMGEFLVSGSQAEAALGRIVTHNLAKLRQGMAGYGFLLNSQGGILDDLIIYRLQPDQFLLVVNASRITHDRDWIRGLLPSSVTLEDVSEQTAKIDLQGPLALETLNRILPDTWREMPFFSFRRTRFQGIDILVSRTGYTGELGYEIYLPASSALAFWEACLEDEHVRPAGLGARDTLRLEMGLPLYGQDLDEHHTPAEAGYASLLSSPASYIGKEHQLDVRERLVPLRITGRRSVRHGDAVVSVAGDLVGRITSGSFAPSLGQAVALAYIDVQHAELPAFVVKTGRAELAAQRTTLPFYTQGTARIRL